The following coding sequences are from one Panicum hallii strain FIL2 chromosome 5, PHallii_v3.1, whole genome shotgun sequence window:
- the LOC112892808 gene encoding uncharacterized protein LOC112892808, translating to MSSISLLLLCMTLSQIAAAVETVDQGANCSPKTCGNLTIADPFGFVPEQAADTKCGRLGFEVHCNNSIPYLGYYRRNYRFRILDIFYDNSSLLVADIHKLADFSASDSKGCHVLTANTSSKVGLPFSISPVNLNLIFYNCTKIPEADRGLVETKCSSSLFVRVAVGGHYNDSSSYTQYSVDGCSTTLVPVLGTFGKVNARNYEQLISDGFLLTWQLPSDGRRNIKLILIGSLSAAAGVFFTCLLWIIYRRKQKLNLFILQKHVQNKSNTEEILRRYQSLTPKRYRYSDLKKATRCFKEKLGEGGYGTVFKGSLPDGRMVAVKLLKGSKGNGEEFLNEVTSIGRTSHVNIASLLGFCLQGSKRALVYEYMANGSLEKYIYSESLKSELGWEQLRKIAIGIARGLEYLHQGCSTRIIHFDIKPHNILLDENFCPKIADFGLAKLCHLKDSALSMVDARGTIGFIAPEVLYRGFGVVSTKSDVYSYGMMILQMVRGRTNAKENTENSSEAYFTNWIYDCLVKDLQSHEVTCDLEETAKQMAVVGLWCIQMAPGNRPSMSTVTEMLEKNIGELEIPPKPFLSCPSLQSHFSSVRDDQTTVRANTKIIFQPQSSNKSNRRPLFLYKVHAPFLLADRHGHQPQTIIHCYQIAAMAVRARPLLLSAVATFLVALLHAAAAAAATSCAPRACGNLTIAYPFWLPDQASPSSAPCGPAAFQVDCRGGQASLARSFRGAYKILRVSYGNRTLVVANDNVQTDASGCPVPRIDVSASLSLAPFTASSTNAQLVFLFNSNCNAAAGAPPPGFVNVTCPGTQALVRLDPRYNTSAARAVAGDCDYSVVPVLPGSPGATAADYPKLLRGGYQLEWRASPGDCAACNASGGRCGYDANADAFACICSDGSSRPTRCDAKKSGKKVILIVSLSITFGLLLAFLTIILKFRRRIRSFSLPSIMDRRGSSDTANVEKLLQKYGDLAPKRYRYSELKKITESFKHKLGEGGYGVVFSGVLSASRGNREREVAVKVLHHSRPNGEEFLNEVVSIGRTSHVNIVTLLGFCLEGSKRALVYEYMPNGSLDRYIFSDDPGAALGWETLHEVAAGIARGLEYLHEGCNTRIIHFDIKPQNVLLDADFRPKIADFGMAKLCSPQESILSMADARGTIGFIAPEVFSRGFGVISTKSDVYSYGMLLLEMVAGRSNVKAYAEKSSGDLFFPLWIYDHLLQDGGLLQDRGAGAADDEEIARKMALIGLWCIQTVPASRPSMSRVLEMLERSIHELAMPPRPYHVSPSNSPSPSHPSSYPSSTSGFTLRSSRVHTPESTA from the exons ATGTCCTCCATCAGCTTGCTCTTGCTGTGCATGACTCTTTCACAGATAGCAGCAGCCGTCGAAACAGTTGATCAAGGGGCTAACTGCTCTCCCAAGACATGCGGCAACCTGACTATCGCAGACCCATTCGGATTCGTCCCGGAGCAGGCAGCCGATACAAAATGCGGCCGACTGGGCTTCGAGGTCCATTGCAACAACAGCATCCCATACCTCGGGTACTACCGTCGTAACTACCGGTTCCGGATTCTCGACATCTTCTATGACAACAGCTCCTTGCTTGTCGCCGATATCCACAAGCTTGCAGATTTCAGCGCATCCGACTCAAAGGGCTGCCATGTTCTGACTGCTAACACCTCCTCCAAAGTTGGCCTTCCATTCTCGATCAGCCCTGTCAATCTGAACCTCATCTTCTACAACTGCACCAAGATACCGGAGGCGGATAGGGGGCTTGTGGAGACGAAATGCAGCAGCAGCTTGTTTGTTCGTGTTGCAGTTGGGGGGCATTACAATGACTCGAGCAGCTATACGCAGTACTCAGTGGATGGCTGTAGCACTACTCTTGTGCCAGTGCTGGGGACATTCGgcaaggtgaacgcaaggaacTATGAGCAACTCATCAGCGATGGCTTCCTCTTGACGTGGCAGCTGCCGTCTG ATGGGAGGCGCAACATCAAACTAATTTTAATAG GTTCCCTCTCAGCTGCAGCTGGCGTGTTTTTCACATGTCTTCTTTGGATCATATACCGTCGGAAACAAAAACTCAACCTGTTCATTCTCCAAAAGCATGTTCAGAATAAATCAAACACGGAAGAGATACTAAGGAGATATCAATCACTAACCCCGAAGAGGTACAGATACTCAGATCTGAAGAAAGCAACAAGATGTTTCAAGGAAAAATTAGGAGAGGGTGGCTATGGTACAGTATTCAAGGGTAGTCTACCAGACGGCCGTATGGTTGCTGTGAAACTCTTAAAAGGATCCAAAGGCAATGGAGAGGAATTCCTAAATGAAGTCACTAGTATTGGTAGGACTTCTCATGTTAATATTGCCAGTTTACTTGGTTTTTGTTTACAGGGATCTAAGAGGGCCCTTGTTTATGAGTACATGGCCAATGGCTCTTTAGAGAAGTACATTTATTCAGAGAGTTTAAAGTCAGAACTTGGATGGGAACAATTAAGGAAAATAGCTATTGGCATCGCACGAGGTCTGGAGTATTTGCATCAGGGCTGTAGCACCCGCATCATCCATTTTGATATTAAGCCCCACAACATCCTTCTTGATGAAAACTTCTGTCCCAAAATAGCTGATTTTGGATTGGCAAAACTGTGTCACCTCAAGGATAGTGCTCTCTCGATGGTTGATGCAAGAGGCACCATTGGTTTCATTGCTCCTGAAGTGCTTTATAGAGGGTTTGGAGTTGTGTCAACTAAGTCAGACGTTTACAGCTACGGGATGATGATACTACAAATggtgagaggaagaacaaaCGCTAAAGAAAATACTGAGAATTCTAGTGAAGCGTATTTTACAAACTGGATTTATGACTGCTTAGTGAAAGATTTGCAAAGCCATGAAGTCACATGCGACCTGGAAGAGACTGCAAAGCAGATGGCTGTAGTCGGCTTATGGTGCATACAAATGGCCCCAGGAAATCGTCCTTCCATGAGCACAGTCACAGAAATGCTGGAGAAGAACATCGGCGAATTGGAAATTCCACCCAAGCCATTCCTTTCCTGCCCCTCACTCCAATCACATTTCTCATCT GTCAGAGACGATCAGACGACCGTGCGAGCTAATACGAAAATTATTTTTCAACCCCAAAGCTCAAACAAGTCAAACCGGCGGCCCCTGTTCTTGTACAAAGTACACGCACCCTTCCTCCTCGCCGATCGCCACGGCCACCAACCACAAACCATCATTCATTGCTACCAGATCGCCGCCATGGCCGTGCGTGCCCGACCGCTGCTCCTCTCCGCCGTAGCAACATTTCTAGTAGCACTGCtgcacgcggcggcggcggcggccgcgacgaGCTGCGCGCCGAGGGCGTGCGGCAACCTGACCATCGCCTACCCGTTCTGGCTCCCGGACCAGGCTTCCCCCTCCTCGGCGCCGTGCGGCCCGGCAGCGTTCCAGGTCGACTGCCGCGGCGGGCAGGCCTCGCTGGCGCGCTCCTTCCGCGGCGCGTACAAGATCCTCCGCGTCTCCTACGGCAACCGCACGCTCGTGGTCGCCAACGACAACGTCCAGACCGACGCCAGCGGCTGCCCCGTGCCGCGCATCGACGTCTCCGCCAGCCTCAGCCTCGCGCCGTTCACGGCCAGCAGCACCAACGCGCAGCTCGTCTTCCTCTTCAACTCCAACTgcaacgccgccgccggcgcgccgccgcccgggttCGTCAACGTGACGTGCCCCGGTACGCAGGCCCTGGTGCGGCTCGACCCGAGGTACAACACCTCCGCCGCGAGGGCGGTCGCCGGGGACTGCGACTACTCGGTCGTGCCCGTGCTGCCGGGCTCCCCCGGCGCGACCGCGGCGGACTACCCCAAGCTGCTGAGGGGCGGGTACCAGCTGGAGTGGCGGGCGTCGCCCGGGGACTGCGCGGCGTGCAATGCCAGCGGCGGAAGGTGCGGGTACGACGCCAACGCCGACGCGTTCGCCTGCATTTGCTCCGACGGCTCGTCACGGCCGACAAGATGCG ATGCAAAGAAGTCCGGCAAGAAGGTCATTCTGATAG TATCCTTGTCGATCACATTCGGCCTGCTGTTGGCATTCCTCACCATCATCCTCAAGTTTCGTCGACGAATCCGCAGCTTCAGTTTACCCAGCATCATGGACAGACGCGGCAGTAGCGACACTGCAAACGTCGAAAAGCTACTGCAAAAGTACGGAGACCTCGCGCCCAAGAGGTACAGGTACTCGGAGCTCAAGAAGATAACCGAATCCTTCAAGCACAAGCTCGGCGAGGGCGGCTACGGCGTGGTGTTCAGCGGCGTCCTGAGCGCCTCCCGCGGCAACCGCGAACGCGAGGTCGCCGTCAAGGTCCTGCACCACTCCCGACCCAACGGCGAGGAGTTCCTGAACGAGGTGGTCAGCATCGGCCGGACGTCGCACGTCAACATCGTCACCCTCCTCGGGTTCTGCCTCGAGGGCTCCAAGCGCGCGCTGGTCTACGAGTACATGCCCAACGGTTCGCTCGACAGGTACATCTTCTCCGACGACCCCGGCGCGGCGCTGGGGTGGGAGACGCTGCACGAGGTCGCTGCCGGCATCGCGCGCGGgctcgagtacctgcacgagggGTGCAACACGCGGATCATCCACTTCGACATCAAGCCCCAGAACGTGCTCCTGGACGCGGACTTCCGCCCCAAGATCGCCGACTTCGGGATGGCGAAGCTGTGCAGCCCCCAGGAGAGCATCCTGTCGATGGCGGACGCGCGGGGCACCATCGGGTTCATCGCGCCGGAGGTCTTCTCCCGGGGGTTCGGGGTGATCTCCACCAAGTCCGACGTGTACAGCTACGGGATGCTGCTGCTGGAGATGGTCGCCGGGAGGAGCAACGTCAAGGCCTACGCCGAGAAGTCGAGCGGCGACCTCTTCTTCCCGCTCTGGATCTACGACCACCTGCTCCAGGACGGCGGCCTCCTCCAGGACCGCGGCGCGGGAGCCGCTGATGACGAGGAGATCGCGAGGAAGATGGCGCTGATCGGGCTCTGGTGCATCCAGACCGTGCCGGCGAGCAGGCCGTCGATGAGCAGGGTGCTGGAGATGCTGGAGAGGAGCATCCACGAGCTGGCGATGCCGCCGCGACCGTACCACGTTTCTCCGTCCAACTCCCCGTCGCCATCGCACCCGTCGAGCTACCCGTCTTCTACCTCGGGTTTCACCCTGCG TAGCTCAAGAGTTCATACACCGGAGAGCACAGCGTAA